Below is a window of Eretmochelys imbricata isolate rEreImb1 chromosome 22, rEreImb1.hap1, whole genome shotgun sequence DNA.
TGCAGCCTTGTGCTCCAGAGGCCTCTGCTCCAGGAACTAGCTGCCCTCTGCCTGGTGCATGGCCTCCTCCCAGTGTAGCATCCCTGGGAGCCAGGCAggcaatgccccccccccaccccccggctctcaGCTTCGCAAGACACCATTTCTGCTCAGCGCCCTCACGCCCAGTCTCTGTGTGATGACCCAGccgctctcacacacacaccacatgaaaacacccacccaccccagcccatgctccagctcagggagttcccacctcctcccagagAGAATGGAGCTggcctgctccctttcccctcctgAGATCACAGCCTGGGCACAAGTCGCTCCCAGGCCACACAGCGTCCCAAGTCTGGGCTGAAGAGTGGTGCAAATTGCAGGCATGTGCATAATACAGAGATGTCTCAAGCATTGTtagtttcaaaataaaatagatttcccCTCCCCCGGCCATTAGCGTTTTACTGCCTGGTGGGTCACACTGAGTTTGCTTCATGCCTTTGGTGGAGGTTTCTGTTCCGCCTTGGAGCCCGCCAGGCCGTTCTCAGTGTTGTCAATCCCTGAGGAGCTCACGAGACACTCCTTCCTAGGAGAGAGAACAGCATCTACAGCACGTGGGTGGCGCCTGAAGCCCCCCTCAGCCTGAATGTGCACCTGGCCCCTTCTGCCCGCATCACTGCCGCTCCCCACCTGTCACAGAGGCCAGGCCCAAGGGATGTATGCACTCCGAGCTGCGGGGAAGCTCACTCCCCACACAGCCATGGCGGGAGAGACGTGCAGGCATGGCTCCAAACACTAGACTGGCACGAGTGCCTGGATCCTTCCTGCTCCCCAAGAGGCACAATCATTCCCACGGGGCAGGCAGGTCAAGTGACACATTGCAGGGCACAGAGGGAGCGGGCAGCAGACTCTAGGAGTTCCTGGCTCACACTTTCAAAGAACCGGGCCTTCCCCATGTTGGGCACAGGACTCAGGACTACAACCCCAACACAGAGCTAACAGCTTGTTCCACAGTCTCCAAGGGAAGCCGTGCTTCAGGCACTGACAATAGGACTGGGCAGGGCAGGTCACAGGGAACTGTCCTGCCACAGGGCAGCAGCAGGCTTTCGTGCACGCCTGCACCAGTTAGACAAATCCTCGTGCCGGCCCCATGACCTGTTAGCTCAGTGTCCCtgtcccagttttacagatggggaaatggggaaGTGAAAAGCcagctagaggcagagctgggaacagaactcagaagAGTCCAGTTTCCAGTCCTGGGCCCAGTTCACTGGGCCATGctgccctcctgccctctccttgcAAACACCCCGGTGATGCAATCCGGTGTCTAGGCTGCGAAGGAGGGTCAGAAAGAGCACACACATCCATGCATGTGGTACGCATGACGCTGTGCCCAGCACAACCCCAGCCGGACGCAGcgggggctgggagaagggacGCCCATCCGTACTCACTTCTTCTCCTGAGACTTTTTGAGAATAAGCAGGACAATTTTCTTGATGACAAGGATGAGGATGAGGAGGCCGACGAGCCCGCCCACGGCTCCCAGGATAATGCGCGTCAGCGTGTTGTCCACCGGTACCACTGCAGGAGAGAGCGCCAGAGGAGATGTTAGTGGGTGCCAGCCAGAAGAGTCCCACCAGCACAGTGCCTCTGGCCCTGAGCAGCAGAAGACAGGCACCCATTCCTCGGCCATCACCGGAGCTGCAGGGCCACGCAGCTGCCTCTGCTCCACAGAACAGTTCAGGTCTTTAAAGTCGAATAGCCACGGGCGTCACCCTCTAATCTCTGCTGCCCCCCAAGCCTTCTCCGACAACTGCACGGCTCATGGTTCAACTTGACCGTAAGCCACGGAGGGAGTTTACCCCATGAATGCCCTCCATGTGCCGCTGGCTCCTGGCCTATAGCAGGGCCCACAGAGGATGGCCCATATCTTTATCTTAGCCATCGTCTCCTGGAGGGACTGTAGGTGTCTCaggctgtgggtgctcagcatgagGGGTCTCAAGTTGGGGCACCCAAAATAGATCAAGGGAGCTAAAAGCCAGAGCCCACTCTGAGAGGTCGGCCTTACTTCTTGGCAGGAGGAGGGGTGTGAAGTGAAAGACCCCCAATTCTGCCAATGCCCCTCGGCCAATCCAGCCATGATCCTCTCCTAAACAGAGGCCTCTCCTGGGGCTCTTTTCTGGGGTGGACAGCCATTCGCTGAAGACTACCTAGAATATACACTGGTCACCAGAGCCAGACTAGAACTCCTGGGAGCAGATTCTACTTTCCTTTACACTGATAGAAGCCCaacagaacccagcagtcctgagtCCAGTCCCGTGCTACGACCACTAGCAGCATATCTTGGTTTAGCTTTGCCCGATCCTGCTCGTCACTCAGGGGAACCTTTGTCTATCAGCACCAGcagagtgagtggggtggggagggctcctCCTGGCAGACACTTACTCTCCTGGACCACCTTGAGGATGATGGTGGCATTGTGTTCAGCATTCATTTCCTTTGGGTTCCTGACATGACAGGTGTACTTCCCAGCATCATCGAAGTCCACGGACCCCATGGAGATGGAGATGTTGTTTTCCTTCCCAGTGGTTGTGCCAATTAACCGAACCCGAGGGTCTGCGAATAGCACCGTTGGCTCTGATGCTTTGTTCTTTATATTCCCGTGATAGatctgcagggggagggaatgCAGCAGGACGCTGAGCGAGCAAACAGCACAGCCAGGCCGCAAACTCAGGAAGCCTCAGACTAGGGAAGGCCTGGAGAGCTCTTCCGGCTGAGTTGGACACCACACAGGGGTGGTACAGGCACAGACCTACCAAGGCTGAGGGTTGGGGCCCGTCTACATGACAGTTTGCAACCATGTTGCATCCAGGTCAGGGACAATCATGCTGTAACAGTGCCATGGCTCAGCaacagctgtagtgtagatgtggcttaCAAGTGGACAAGAAATTCTCTTTCCATCCCTCCCTTGCTTTCTGAGGATTTTGTCTCCTCCAGACTAGGGGTAGAATCTAAATGCTTGGCTTTTGCCCAGGGATCCCAAAGCCAGTTATTCCTCTCAGcacatcccttccccacccccgagATGTCTCCTGCATGCTAGGTATGCACCAGTAATGCAACAGTCATCAACAGGGAAACTCAAGGGGCTGAGCAGAGTGGAGGGGGGTCTTTTAATGGAGGCAGAGCAGAACCATACTCCATGCATGCTGCCCCTTCCTGACTTTTCAGCACGAGgccaactccacagctccttGCTACATCTGGCcaaatgctgggggtgggggagggctcaTCTCCTTATTAAGCCACGTTCGTATGAAATGACAACTTTGTTTAGTGCCTGTTGGGCCCCAGaactcttcccctccctcatTTCTGCACACGCACACATATACCCACCACCTCCTGCCTCCCACATGAAAGGGAGAAGCAGCTGAATGCTTGGGGCAAAGAATGGGGCAGTCCAGTCAACAGGCCACCATGAAAGCAGCCGGCCTGTCTCACTTGCCATGTGGCTGCATTGGCTGGAATTCACCTTCTGCCCTAGGAATCCATGAGCTGCAGTCAGCGGCAAGCATGCCTGTCTCAGGAGCGGACACGGCCATGTCAAGGCCAATGCAAAGGAGCTGTGCATTCCAGCAGCGAGTGCTGTGCATACCCGGCCAGAGAGGCAAGCTCCAAGGTCCTCTCCCAGCTGGCCAAGGCTGGGAGGGCTGCAGGGCAGCTGGGCTGACAGGAGAAAGTCATTGCCTCACACTAGCAAGCAGAGGGGCGAAAGGTGATGCTGCTCAGAACCAACGGCCCTTTGGCATCTCATGGTGAGCACGAGAAGGGGCCTGTTTAGCTGGAAAATTCACTGTGTTTTGCTCAAAGTGCTGACCTACTCCTCAGTGAAATGGGACATTTCTGAGCAAAAGGGATGTATTTAACCCAGGGATTTGCCACTTGCTGCTGCCGAAGCTCACAGACATGACTACAGGAAACGAAATGGTGACGTTGCTGCGGCCAAACCGAGTGGAAGTAATTTTCTCCGTTCCACACTGCTCCACCCAGCGGTGTCTCCAATGGGCAGTTATGATGCCAGACAATAAGGTGCAGTGGGCTCTGAGAGGGCAATTGCAAAACCAGATCCTTCATGGCTGGCAGGGTGTCCTAAATCAGGAGAAATGGGATCCAAATCACTGTTTAAAGCACTAGCAGCCGGTCTGTGCTGGGGGGACCCAGGAGAACTGGCAATCAAACCCAGCGAGGAGCAGAATGCACAACGCACCAGGTCAATGCTGTTGTAGTACCAAGTGAAGTCAAGGTCCTTGAATCCTATGCAGGTGGTGAAGATGCAGGGCAGCTGCACTTCTGAGCCGTTCAGAGCCATCACAAGGTTGTTTTTCCCCACTGAGACCTCCAAGGTGACAGCCATGGAGAAGAGATGTAAACCTGCCAGGGGAAAGAGAGAACAAAGACACATCAGTTTCCACAGGGGCAGTGCCCGATACCCGATTCCCCTTCAGAGACAGCATCTCCTGGGGCATGCCCAGAGGCTACACAACCATGCAGCCACCTGGTAACAAGATGAGATTGCTGGTCCATTAACTGGGCTCCCTGGAGGCACCACATGTATGCTTCAGACTAACCTAGCCAGTCCCCCTCTTCCTTCCTAGAGGACACAGAGCAGGACAGAGCCTCAGGAACACGCACTGGGAAAAGGCAACTGCAAGTagcctggccagcagcagcgTCACCATTCAGCAGGGAAGGGAGCATCTCCCAGCACTGGTCTTTCACTCCCAGGCCCCTGGCGACCACACTCTGGAGCTCTCGGTCCTGCTCAGGAGTCTACAAGCCAAGCACCACCCCCATAATCCAGGCTGGATGGGTCCTGGCATCTGGGCCatggcccagggcagggcagggcagcaaggGGAAGCTGTTCTGGAGGGTGAGGAAGGAGACGTTAGTCGTGAGGCCAACCCCATCCTCTAGCCGGACAGAGGAATTACGGGACCTTTGATAAATGACACCAGGGTGAAGCTGTTTTCACGTTTAACACTGGGGAGCAGCCCAGGGGTTAGGTGCTCCCTGGATGGGTCTGAGCCCACCAGGCCCAGAGGAGCCTAAGGAGAGTGGCAGCACCAGGGAATATTTGCGAGGAGTTCGACTCTCCGGGGCAGGATTTCCCTGTGGAAGAGGGTCTGCCTGGTTAAATCTGCCCCTTCTCACCAACCCCCCCGGCCACCCATCGCTGCTGGGGAACAGGATTGCTGGCCCATCAGGCTCCAGGAGGGACAGGTTCCCCTGGGGTCCTCAGTCAACTCCTCACCCTCAGCGCAGAATTGTCCAGTGCTGCCTGCGCCCCCCAAGTAGgcacaggggttgggtggggCACCTGACCAGAGACACTCCCTCCAGAGGAGCCACCGCCCTCAGCCCCACATTCTCACCCAGGGCAGCTGGGCCCCCCCTTCCTGAGGGAAAGGGTAGGACAGGGCTGCTTCGCAAGGTCTTTAAGAACTCTGTCCAGACAGGCGCAAGCTATCTACAGAAATTCGTGAATGTTTGCTATAGCTGTCACTGGCTTCTTCCAAAAACGTCCCTGAGCCCGAGCCCTCCGAGCAAAGCAAACTGGAGCAAACACAAAACACGTTTTAAAACCAAGGTAAAAAATCCTACATTGTGACACATGCTGAGTGACACCACCCTGCTCTTTGCTAAGTCCCCTGGCAGCAAGCAGTCAAAGGCACCAAAACAGAGGAGGCCTGTGTAGACGTGTGTCCTTTCCGCCCCACCTCCGTTGCTAATGCAGCAGCTTTAGAAGACTTCTCTTTGCTGCTCTGAGATCAAGAAATTTGAGTTGCCCCATGTTGCCAAGATCTAGGGTGGCTGCTTGAGACATCAGCAGCGTTGTACAGACGTGCAGCAGGGCCCAATCCCCACTGCTCTGCCCTGGGGGGACAGTGCTTATTCCCACCCCCGCAGAGCAGGCTTAAAACATTAACAAAGCTGAATTCTCCGCTCGGTCTGGCCGCTGACAGCATTTTAAATCCTCTGCCCACCCGGGCATGAGTGAGACCAACCCCCACACCCTGAGCAGGGCAGCAGGAAACACTAAGGCAGGAGTGGCGAGGGTTTAGCAGCCTTGTACCATTTCTTCTCCACAGGGAGCCACCGGTCCATACCATTGGACTGGCCTGGGGAGGAAAGAGCTGACACGTTCCCATGGAATAACAATGCCCAGCTACAGCACCATCATCCAAAACTCTCAAAGCCCTTTGCTAACATTAAACGTCCCAGCACCCTGCAGCTTGGCTGAGTTCCCATGGGGGTTCCACAGAGTCAGTGGTAGAaccgggagtagaacccaggCAGGAGCCCTAACTCCTCATTCCCTGGCCCGCTCTAATCACTGAAAACAACCCTCACGTAACCCCATCCTCATTGCACTGGGCTTGCCAGAGCACACTGCACCTGAAACCACCCCACCAGCCATGGGGCACGTCAGGACAGCACCTGTAATCGATTGAAGCAGCCAGCATCCCACTGTGAGGCAGAAACCTGACCTGGAGGCCTAGTGCATGGGCGGCTGGGATTCACCTAAATAGCCACTGGAGGCCTCTGTTGTTTTACAAAAGGGCTGCAGAAGAAGAGCACTTACATCACTAACACCGATCAACCTGGCCCCGTCCTGCAGACAGCTCACTGGGGACAAAACCACTTCCCTGGGCTAGATgggctcctcctccccaccccctcccacacagcacCCACGAgggaagagctcacagtctgctTGGAGCGGAATCCAGCTTTGCCATCTTAAAAGAACCTTTACACTTCAGCCCTTTCCTAGGCACCTCGGCGTGCTGGGGCGTACGGCCACAACCACCCCTTTGAGGTATAGGAGTTGGACAGTCTGTGAGGGTCCCTGAAGGAGGGCAGAGCTGTTAGCACTTCCCTTGTTGTAATATCGAGGGACCACTCCTTctctgccccagagtcctgcttgctgGTGGCTCTGGCTCACCAGACCGTGCAATGAGCCTCAAAGCTTCAGTCACTGAAGAGCAGAATTAAATTACTCAGCTGCAGACAATTTGCAATGagattcctcccccccacacacctttttTGTTTAAGCCTGGCTGAGTTGCCTGAGGTACAAATGGGTCCGATTTCCTTCCTGAGATCAGAAGAACCAGCACCTGGTCTTAGAACTCAAGATGACTCCAGCTTAAAATGTCTGAGCCTCTGTTCTAACTATGACAACACATGGCCAGTTTTTCCTTCTTAAAATGAGGCTGCCCTTGGGTTATCTGGGCTGGGAGTTTCAAAGAcacctaagggaattaggcacctaaatctcacTGGAATCAAGATCCTTTGAAATCCCAGTCCCTCTCTCTCTAATTTCTCCAGCTCATTTAAAATTATCTTGAGAACCAACAGCTCCTGGCCCTACCGGAAGCCCCTCACTGGAGTTTTCCAACAAGCAGTGGGTTTTAAGTactgtgctcaaataaattggttcgtctctaaggtgccataagtactccttttctttttgcgaatacagactaacacggctgttactctgaaacctgaaaattcaATTAAATTCTTGTTTTTCAGATTCTCTGTTCAAAGAACAACCCCCTACAGACTAGGGCAACTGCCCAGCAGATAACAGCACACTCGGCAGGTACAGGAAGCTCTCATCCAGCCATGGGTGGGGCCTGCTGGGGCGGAGAAAACAGCACCAGAAAAAGCTGTCACAGCATGTTTCGGCTCCTAGCCCCTGGGTGTAGCCAGGACACTTTATAAAACCTCCCGCCAGCTCATATTTGGGTGTTATGCTCCAAGCAGGGCCCCGGATATGCATTTCTTTCCTCTGCTGGGAAGGAAGGTatgacaaatatttttaaatgcataacTATTAATATTCTCAGCTGCATTAAACACTTACAATTGTTTCCTCTGGTCCCTGACACATATTTTCCCCATTTAATTTTAGCAGTCAGCTAGTTGTACTCCCCACTAGCAGATCTGCAAAGTGAGAATGATGGAGCCTATGAGAGAAGACACCAAGGAGAGACCATTGCGTGTATATTAGTAATTGATGCAGGGAGGGTaaaggcctgggagccagggttctattcctggagcgaccttggcaagtcacttatcctcAATGCCTCAGATTGTACAGCTGCAAAATGGAGAtcatcctccccagccctgagtgaagcacTTGGAGATTATGGATGAAAGTGCAAGTGCCAAATATCTATGACTTGCTACAGAGCAGTGGAAATCAAAACAAGCTGTTTGCTGTGGGTTGATCTTTCCTCATGGAAATGTAgagtttgcttttaaaatgtaaatatttttcaagGAGGAAGAAACAATAACTTCAGTGTTTATGGGACTTTTAGAAATGGTTAAAGCTCCTAAGTTACAGTAACATACAAACAGAGACTCAGAGGGGTCTAGTG
It encodes the following:
- the SCN4B gene encoding sodium channel regulatory subunit beta-4 translates to MAADGSSAGLCRSWLAAALLGLHLFSMAVTLEVSVGKNNLVMALNGSEVQLPCIFTTCIGFKDLDFTWYYNSIDLIYHGNIKNKASEPTVLFADPRVRLIGTTTGKENNISISMGSVDFDDAGKYTCHVRNPKEMNAEHNATIILKVVQEMVPVDNTLTRIILGAVGGLVGLLILILVIKKIVLLILKKSQEKKKECLVSSSGIDNTENGLAGSKAEQKPPPKA